The following are from one region of the Pseudorasbora parva isolate DD20220531a chromosome 12, ASM2467924v1, whole genome shotgun sequence genome:
- the tsfm gene encoding elongation factor Ts, mitochondrial has product MAFYSLFRSVRTEVVKGCLTQHVQSLYTSSPSLAADKALLLKLRKSTGYTFINCKKALERFNNDITQAESWLHEQAQKEGWSKASKLEGRKAKEGLIGLIKGDNAAVMVEVNCETDFVARNEKFQQLVKDVAFSIMAHLNSKKQTGYIKSVLSSEDISKLHIPEGPSLADQVALTIGRLGENIGMRRAVSLVVPSDWHIGSYVHGTVPGQVGIDMGRYGSLVVFQGGPKEGTDTLGRKLGQHIVGEAPVSLGNMDDIPCGESETRLLPQTFLPDPKYTVGQYLISQDARVLDFIRFKCGESTSQEE; this is encoded by the exons ATGgctttttattctttatttcgATCTGTCAGGACTGAAGTAGTCAAG GGATGCCTCACACAGCATGTCCAGTCTCTCTACACCAGCAGCCCCAGTTTAGCAGCGGATAAAGCACTTCTCCTGAAATTGCGCAAATCCACGGGCTACACCTTCATCAACTGCAAAAAGGCACTTGAGAGATTCAACAATGACATTACACAG GCAGAAAGCTGGCTGCATGAACAAGCACAAAAGGAGGGCTGGAGCAAAGCAAGCAAACTGGAAGGTCGGAAAGCCAAGGAGGGGCTGATTGGTCTCATTAAGGGTGACAATGCAGCCGTCATGGTTGAG gtGAACTGTGAGACAGATTTTGTGGCGAGAAATGAGAAATTTCAGCAGTTGGTGAAGGATGTTGCATTTTCAATAATGGCTCATCTCAACAGCAAAAAGCAGACAGGGTATATTAAG AGTGTACTGTCTTCTGAGGACATTTCTAAGCTCCACATTCCTGAGGGACCCTCACTGGCAGATCAGGTAGCCTTGACTATAG GGCGATTAGGTGAGAATATTGGCATGCGGCGAGCCGTATCTCTTGTTGTTCCCTCTGATTGGCATATTGGCTCATATGTTCATGGAACAGTCCCTGGGCAGGTTGGCATTGATATGGGGCGCTATGGATCGCTTGTCGTGTTTCAAGGTGGACCTAAAGAAGGGACAGACACATTGGGAAGGAAGCTGGGGCAACATATAGTGGGTGAAGCACCTGTTTCTCTTGGCAACATGGACGATATACCATGTGGTGAATCTGAGACGAGACTTTTGCCCCAGACCTTCCTCCCAGATCCCAAATACACAGTGGGACAGTATTTGATTTCACAGGATGCACGTGTGCTAGACTTCATACGTTTCAAGTGTGGAGAGAGCACCAGTCAGGAGGAGTGA
- the endou gene encoding uridylate-specific endoribonuclease A, with product MKVILILFLTITLISQGYSALVSVTDAEIKTLSETLYKLDSNKATASELVIEPQTQISSSETGSGSDLSSRPLFKQVSSTLLSKPTYKALLNLLNNYKRVTGDVEDVPSQEVQEQDTFLQQTMNTDVGRELYNFLHSKGAYSSQSEFIQDLKMMWFGLYSRSNGKLDSSGFEHVFVGEIKGGKVSGFHNWLQFYLTEKQGLLNYYSHSFNGPWTTYPDVLGMQFSWDGYYKEVGSAFIGCSPEFDLAIYSLCYITRPGKKCYVSLGGQTLGIQTYTWDNSSYGDGKKYIASAYPATP from the exons ATGAAGGTCATCCTCATCCTCTTTCTCACCATCACCCTGATCTCTCAGGGCTACAGTG CATTAGTCAGTGTCACTGACGCCGAGATCAAGACTTTGTCTGAGACTCTGTATAAGTTAGACTCTAACAAGGCCACAGCCTCAGAGCTGGTTATTGAACCGCAGACACAGATCTCTTCTTCTGAGACCGGCTCCGGGAGTGACCTCTCATCACGCCC ATTATTCAAGCAAGTTAGTAGCACTTTGCTCTCCAAGCCCACGTATAAAGCGCTCCTGAATCTACTGAACAATTATAAAAGGGTGACAGGAGATGTGGAGGATGTGCCCTCACAGGAAGTGCAGGAGCAGGACACTTTCCTCCAACAGACCATGAACACTGACGTGGGCAGGGAGCTCTACAATTTCCTCCACTCTAAAG GTGCTTACTCATCACAAAGCGAGTTTATCCAGGATCTGAAGATGATGTGGTTCGGCCTTTACTCTCGTTCTAATGGCAAGCTGGACTCCAGCGGGTTTGAGCATGTCTTTGTCG GAGAAATTAAGGGTGGTAAGGTGTCTGGTTTCCACAACTGGCTGCAGTTTTATCTGACTGAGAAACAGGGACTCCTGAATTACTACAGCCATAGTTTTAATGGCCCT TGGACTACATATCCTGACGTATTAGGAATGCAATTTAGTTGGGATGGCTATTACAAAGAGGTTGGTTCTGCCTTTATTGGGTGCAGTCCTGAATTTGATCTGGCTATCTACAGTCTCTGCTACATCACCCGCCCTGGCAAGAA GTGTTATGTGAGTTTGGGAGGACAGACTCTGGGAATTCAGACCTATACATGGGACAATAGCAGCTATGGGGATGGAAAGAAGTACATTGCCTCTGCTTACCCTGCCACGCCTTGA